The sequence GGTCGTCCGCTTCGAGGGCCTGTTGGCCGAGTTCGGCGACGATCTCCTGCTGTCGGACCCGACTGCGGAGTTCCCCGTCGGCCGATGAGGAGGTATCCATTCTAAGAGGGTAACCGAGCGGAACGCGGTAAAGCTTCTCGGTACGTGTTGTATCGTTTAGTGTTAGTGTGCACCGTTTCGATACTTTCGTCCGTTCCGAGGGGGAACGACCCGACGCGGGGCGCGGGTTCTCGGGGTGACCGCCGGCGTCCCCGGTCGGGTTTCGGGGAGGACGGCGGTGCGTTCGCCGCTCGGTTCCCAGAAGACGTTCGGCGTCACTGGATGCGTTCGCGCACCCACCGCCTCGCTTTTCACCCTCGCTCTCCTCTCTTTCCCCGTGCGACGAACGACGAAACAACTGCTCGCCGCCGCCGGAGGCGCGCTCGCACTGTGGACCGGCTGGGGCGCGTACTCGACGTACAGCGCCGAACGTGTTCCGTACGAGGCCGTCGCCGAGTACGGCGACGTGGAGATACGTCGTTATCCGCAGTCGGTGCTCGTCGAGACGGCGGCCGGCGACGAAGAGACGGCGTTCCGACGACTGTTCCGCTACATCACCGGGGCGAACACCGGCGACGAGGAGGTGTCGATGACCGCCCCCGTCGCCACCGAGGAGGCGCGGACGACGAGTCCGGGCCGAGCCGAAGCGGGCGAGGAGGTGTCGATGACCGCGCCGGTCCGCACCGACGACGAACGGGGTCGGGTGACAATGGCGTTCTACCTGCCCGCGGAGTACACCCCCGCCACCGCGCCGACGCCGACGAACTCGCAAGTTCGCCTCGTCGTCGAGCCCGCTCGAACCGTCGCAGTACGGCGGTTCTCGTGGTACGCCAGCGACGGCCGAGTGCGACGCCAGCGACGGCGGCTCCTCGACGGACTCGACGCCGCGGGCGTCGAGGCGCTGGGTGAACCGTTCCTCCTGCAGTACAACGACCCGTACACGCCGCCGTTCATGCGGCGAAACGAGGTCGCGGTGGAAGTCGAGATGGAATCGGAGTGAGCTCGGAAAACCGGGTCGCGCACCGATTCCGGAGCGAGTGAGCCGCCGGCACTCGATTCGGTCGGAACCTCCGAACGCCGCGGGAATCGTCGCTCTCGAAAATCTGTACGCGGAGTACAGCCATGAATTTTTATAGGTTGAGCACAATCAACTTCCAATGCAGAAATCCGGGCCCGCGCGAGAGGGGCGACTCGCGCGCGAAACGTGGGGGAGAGGCCGCGCGCAGTCGGAGCTCATCGGCGTCGTGTTGCTGTTCGGGCTGGTCATCGCCGGGACAGCGGCCGTCGTCGCGCTCGGCGGCGTCGCCATCGACGACGCGCAGGGGCAGTCGGAGTTCGACCGGGCCGAACAGGTGATGACGCTGTTCGACTCCAGAGTGGCGACGGTCGCACTCGGCGACGCCGACGTCAAGACCGTCTCGCTGGGACGCTCGGACGGCCAGTACACCGTCGACGAGTCGAGCGGTCGGCTCAGTATCGTCCACGAGAACTACGACGGTGGAGAAAACGACAAAGAGCTGTACAGCGAAACGCTCGGAGCGGTCGTCTACCGCGACGCCGACGGCGGTACCATCGCCTACCAGGGCGGCGGCGTGTGGTCAGTGCCTTCCGAGGGCCGTGCGTCGATGGTGTCGCCGCCGGAGTTCCACTACCGCGACGGGACGCTCACCTTGCCGGTCGTTCGGACGACGGGTTCGTCTACGTCGAGCGGAGGGTCGGGCGCCCGCATCCGTTCGCAGTCCCGCGGAGAGCCGGTGTACCCGAACCCGTCGGCGACGTACGAGGAGGAAGAGGAAGAGAACCCACGATACTACCTGAACCCGGTCGAGAACGGACGCGTCGTCGTCGAAGTGCAGAGCGACTACTACCGCGCGTGGGCGGCGTTCTTCCGGAGTCGAACCGAGGGAACGGTCGAAGTGCATCCGGAGACACAGACGGCCACAGTCGCACTCGTCACGCTCGGGACGAACGGCGACTTCCAGATGCCAGCCGAACGCGGGTCGATAGACGTACGCGGGATGGCCGAGCACGAACTCGACGACTTCAGTATCACGCTCCGCCCCGACAGAACCGACAGCGCGAACTTCAACAACCTCCAGTGGTCGCTCGGCACCGAGACGGGTAACCAACAGTTCGAACTTCACCTCAGAAAGAGCGGCGGGAACAAGTGTACTATCGACGTGTCGGCGACCGTCTACTACTCCGACGACGGCGGCGACAGCTATCACGGTTGGTACGACGAAGATGCCTTCGAAACCAACTGCGAGGACATCGACGACGACGGCGACGACGAAGTCGTGCTGGACACTAACCTTCTCGACGAGGAGTCGTCGCTGAACTATCAGAGCCTCTCACAGAGTCAACTGCTGCATTTCAAACCGAGAGATCTCGAGGAGGAGGCGACGTTCGACGAGCACGACGTGGACGGCGAGGCGACGTACGGCACCGGCGACGAACTCCCGCTCTCGACGCTGCTCCAACACTACTTGTCGCTGCTCGCGCCGTCGTTCGAACTCACCGTCTACGACAAGAACTCCAACACCATCAGCGAAGGCGCCTCCAGCGGCCGTATCACGTACACCGGCGACGACAACTACGTCACGTATCTCCAGGTGAGTGAGAGCGAAGTCGTCGTCGAACTCGACTGAGAAGAACTCGAACCGCCTCGGCCTACTCGAACTCCACGTTGAGATACGTCGCCGTCACGTGCACGCGGTCGATTGGAACGTCCGAGCACGTGACCGACGCCGCCGCCGCGCCCGTAAGTTCGCACTCGCGGCCGAGTTCCGACTCGAAGTAGCGCTCCCACGCGGGCGCTCGCTCCGCCGTCGTGTTGAGCCTGAACGTCACCGAGGTCGTCGCCTCGGGGAACCGCTCGGTTCCAGCGTGTTCGGCGCGGACGAGCACCGTCGTCGACCCGCCGACGTTCGACCGGCCGTCGCCGGAGTTCGTCAGAATCATCGGGACGACGAGGATTCTGTCCTCGCCGGTTCCCCGGGAGACGAAGTCGGGTTCGCGGAGCATCACCGAACCGCCGCCCGGGTCGGTGCGGATGAGCGCGCCGTTCTCGTACGCGAGTTCGGCGCCCGACCCCGTACGGAAGATAATCGGTTGATACGACTTCTCGATGAACATCGACTCGTCGTCGGTGACGTTCATCGAGTTCGACTCCCCTAACAGCAGTTGCGCCTCGGCGAGTTTGAGTTCGGTCGCCCGACTCGGCGCGTCGTCGTGGTGGATGTCGGCGATGTTGTCGGCCATCACGTCGAAGGCGCGCTCGGCGTTCGTGAAGCGCTCCGCGTCGCGGGCGTCCTGCAAGCCGGAGAAGCCGGAGACGTAGACGACACCGACCGTACTCGTGACGAGCGCGAACACGAGGATGAAGCTGACCGTCTCGCTGACCGCCCGGGAGCGGCGACTCGGTTCGCCGCTCGCCCGAGTACGACGGTCACGCACTCCCGATCACCAACTCGGAGCCAGTGTACTCGATGCGCACCGCGCCGCCGCTCACGGACTCGGGAACGATGGCCGTCCGCGTCGCAAACGGGACGGAGACGGTCACGTCCGGATTCGACGTCGACAAGCGAATCACGTCGCCGTCGCCGTCGCCGTCGTCGTCGGCCACGTCGACGACGTAACTCGACCCGACGACGCGCGGGGGGAGTTGCCGGTCGAGTCGCACGGTTCCCGAGGGGGCGGACCGCGCCAGTGCGTCCGCCGTTTCGAGGTCCGCGGCCAGTTGCTGACCGACGACGCGGAGTTCGTCTTCGACCGTCCGGTCGCGCTGGTCCTCGACGAGTCCGCCGCCGGCGACGAGCAAGCCCGAGATGAGGATGCCCGTGATACCCAGCGCGAGGACGTACGACAGCGTCGTCGACACGGCGCGGTCGTCTCGGGTCGGCGAGGGCGACGGCCGGAACGAGCGTCGACTACGCATCGGGCTCACCCGGGGCGACCCGTATCGTGGTCTCGTAGTCGAGGTCCGCCGAGTAGTACGTCAGCTCGACGGTCACAGCGTAGATTACGTCTTTCGGGTCAGGCCCCGACTCGTCGATGCTTCCCTCATTGATGACGAATCGGTAGGTCCCGCTCACCTGGTCACTGTTCACGTACGATATATCGTACGTCGCCGACTCCTCGAAGAACTCCAGCGCCGGACAGGGTTCGCCGCCGACGGTGGCCGACGTGAGGTCGACGGTGACGTACTCGTCGGTGGCGGACGCGCCGTCGTAGAGCGCGCACTGCTCGGTCCCGCTGGGGCCGTCGACTTCGACGCGCAGGTCGTCGTCGCCGACGCGTAGGAGTCGAACCTCGTGGACGTCGCTTCCGTCGTCGAACTCGGTTGCGAACGCGTCCTCGGAGTCGGATGCCAGCGAGTCGATTCGGACCCGCTGTTCGAACGCGCGGAGACCGTCGACGTCCGAGGCGACGGTCCAGTCGGTTCCGGGATCCTCATCGGCAGCGACGAACGGACCATCTGACTGCGCGACGGCCGTACCGACGTCGACTGCCGCGTCGGGGTCACCGGCGAGCGAGACGTTCACCACGCGGCCGTTGCGAATGTTGTAGTTGCCGACTTGACTGTCGAGTTCTCTCACGCCGCTCTCGACGGCGGTGGGGTCGACCGACGCCCGATTCCGGTTCTCGTACTCTATGAGGCCCGCGACGCCGTCCTCCACGTCGGCGCGGGTTTCGAGCGCCGCCGCGCCGCCCGCCGCGTCGGTGCTGCGCGTTGCGAGGTTCTCCGTGTAGATGGCGGAGTTGAGGATGAGCGAGAGCGCGACGAAGACGACGGCCAGAGAGAGCGCGCCGACGAGGAACAACTGCGCTCTGTCGCGGAGCGTCGAATCGGCGTCGACGTCTTCGCGGGCGCGTTCGGACCGACTCACATCCGCCACACGACCACCTCCACCCGGAGTACGTTGTACACTCCACTGTCCGCTCCGTCGGTGTCCTCGGCGTAGAAGTTCTCGCCATCTATCTCCGTTTCCGTCGGTTCGGCGACGCCGTCGTCGTCCTCGTCGTCGTACAGCACCGCGTCGTCGTACAGCGTGACGAGGTGTGTCGCCGTCGCCGCGTTGTCGCTCGGTTCGCCCTGGTAGAAGAGCCGCTGGCGGCGCTCGTCGCCCGCGTCAGTGTGGTAGCGGACGTAGACGTTCGCGACGACGCCGCGGTCGCCGAACGTCGAGCGGAGCATCCGCCCGAACTCGGTCGGCGGGTAGCCGCCGGTGTAGTACGTTTCGCCGGTCGCACCGCGGAACTCGTCGTCGTCGTCGCCGTCGGAATCGCCCCAAAAGAGCAGCGTCCGTTCGAGCGCACCCGAGTCGACGGCGGCGGTGAGCAACCCCTCGGCCGTCGCCTGCTGTTGGTTCTCGATGTGCTGGCTGGAGGTACTCGCGGATAGCGGCGTCACCGCCGTCACCTGCAGCGCGAAGATAACGCTCGTGAGCAGGATCATCGCCGAGAGCACCGCTTCGAGGGTGTGCGCCTGCCCGCGGTCGCTCCCTCTCGGGGTCCTTCGGGTCACCAGACGCGCACCTCCAGCTGCGCGGTCTCACCGGCGAGCGAGACGGTTCGCCACGCCACGACGACGGAACTGCTGTCCGTCGGCGGCGTCGGACCGGCCTCGAATCGGTTCGCGTCGTCGCAGCCGCTCGCGTCGGCTTCGACGATGCGCCGCTCGTCGTCGTCCCAGCAGAGGCGCTCGACGCCGTCGCCGGTCCGGTCGCCGTCGAGGGTGACGTTGAGGCGGACGCGATCGGAGACGCCGACGCGTTCGTTCACCGTCGACGCGTCGGTGTCGAACTCACAGTCGGGGTCGCCGGCCACCGACGCATCGAAGAACGCCGCTGCGCACTCGCCGTCGACGCGGTACGGCGTCTCGGGCGCGCTGAGCGTCCCGCCGACGAGCTGCGAAGCGACTCTGTCGGCGACGACGGTGTCTTCCTGTCCGCCGCCGGCAAACGGCGAGAGCATCGACGGGACGAACGCGACGACGAACGCGACGGCGAGGAGGAACACGCCCGCGCCGATGGCGAAGTCGATGGTCGTCTGCGCGCGCGAACTCGAACGCTCACTCATCCCACCACCACCCACACCGCCAGCGCGATGGTCTGGAGGACGACGACGAACTTGACGCCCGAGATGATGTCGGCGTCGCGGATGTAGCCGCTGATGAACGCCGACAGCACGGCCTGCAAGGTGACGGCGTGGAAGAACAGCACCGAGAGCACGTTGGTGTCGACGCCGCCGCCGAAGCTCATCCCGCCGGCGCTCTGTCCGCCGCCGCCACCCTGCGTCAGCCCCGACATCACGTCGAGGAACTGCGTCTTCAGGATGGCCATCACGGCCAAGAGCGTGAGATAGGTCATGATGATGATGACCACCTGCATCCGCGCGCGCGACTTCCGCTCGCGGTCGATGTCGTCCTGGTTCTCCGACGCTTGCGCCGCCGTCGTCAGCACGTCCGTGATCTGGCTGGACGCCTCCTGCGCCTTCGTGATGAGTTTGACCGTCCGCGCCAGTCGCGGGATGTGGTACTTGTTGTTGAACTCGACGAGCGCCTCCCTGAGACTCATCCCGTAGTGCACCTTCGCGTACATCACGTCGAACTCGTCGGCGAGTTTCCCGGACGACGTGTCCGACACCGTCTTGACCGATTCGAGCAGCGTCTGACCGGTGTCGTTGGCGCTCGACAGCTTCCGGAGGTTGTCGGAGAGTTTGCCGATGACCGCGTTGCGCGAGTAGACGTTCCACGTGTGGAACACGGCGAGCGGGACGGCGACGATGTACGACGGGACGTACCACCAGACGAACGTCCCCCAGACGGGTTGGGCGACCATCCCGTCCCACGACAGCGGCGCGACGCCGTTGGCCGCCGAGACGCCGATGACGACGGCGGCGACGGGGAGCGTGAAGACGAGCGTGAAGAGCGGGTTGTCGCGGAAGAAGATGTGCGGCCGCTTCAGCAACTCCTTGGTCTTGAACGTCCCCTCGCGGTTCTTCACGCGGTCGAAGAGGCTGAACTCGCCGACGAAGCTCTCGACGAGACCGAGGTGGACCAGGCTCTCTTTGTTCGTCTCGGCGAGGCGGTCGCTGCTGTCGGCGGGGTCGAGGTAGCCGTCGCCGACCTCGTCCTGCTTCACCGTCGAGACGAGGACGAGGAAACCGACCCCCGTCAGCGGGATGAGCCCGTAGACGGTCGCGTACAGGAGCATGTCGTCGGCGTTGCCGAGCATGCTCATGATGACGAGGATGATGATGAGAAGCAGGGGAAACAGCGAGAGCGTCATGTACATCTCGCCGAACAGCTCCAGCGTTTCGAGCGTCAGCTCCTGCTGCTGCTTGGCGGTGCGCATGTGCTTGTCCTTCTTGTCGTCGAGGAACTGCTGCATGTTGCCGCCGGAGTTGACGATGGAGAGCATGTCGGTGAGAAACTGCGAGAGCTCGTCGCTCGGCGTCTCCATCGCCTGCTTCTGGATGGCGGTGCGGTAGTCGGTGCCGAAGTACTCCGTCTCCTGGACGATGCTTCGGAACTCCAGTGAGACTTCGCCGTAGGTGTCCTCCGCCTTGGCCATCGACTCCAGAATCTCCAGTTGGTTCAGCCCGCCCACCGACAGCGCGTACATGAACGAGATGGAGTCCGAGAGCAACATGTCTATCTCGCGCTTGCGAGCGGAGGCGGTGGAGTACGGAATCGCCAGCAGCGTGCCGAAACCGAGACCGAAGCCGAGCGAACCGAACACGAGTCCGGTGATACCGACGGCGGCGGGCATCTTCATCGCCTCCAGGAGGTCGACGACCGCCGGGCTCGGGATGCGCGCGCCGAGCGACAGCATCTCCGTGGTCACGATACCGAACTGGAACAGCGCGTAGCCGAGCAGCGTCCCGGTGAGCCACAGCGCGAGGCCAACGAGCACGCCGACGGCCAGCGCCTGCGAGATGTACAGTTCGACCGTCGTCGTCACGCGCGCCTGCGAGAGCTTCTCCTCGACGTCGGCGACGAAGTCGCCCTCGGGGTCGAACAGCCACGTGAAAAGCGGGTAGAACGCGTCGCCGAGCTTCTCGCCGGCGTTGGCGCTCCCCGCCCCGCTCGACCCGGTGTCGAGGCTCATTCGCCGCCCTCGTCTGCCGACGCAACGCTGCTGGTCGACCGGCCGAAGTCCCACTCGTCGGTCACGTCGGAGCCGGCCTCCTCGTCGGTGGCGTCCGAGTCGGTAGACTCACTCCCGTCGGTTACGTCCCCGTCTCGGACCTCTTCCTCGTCAGTCGTCGCGTCGTCGTCGGACTCATCACCGTCCTCGTCGGTCGTTGCGTCGTCGTCTGACTCATCACCGTCCTCGTCGGTCGTCGCGTCGTCGAACGCCGAGGGGTCCTCGGCGTTTCGGTCGGTGACGTGCTCGGAATCCGCCGTCGACGTCTCCGAATCCGGTTCCGTCGTCGACTCCGCTGCCGTCGACTGCGAGGCCGACTCCGTCGCCGACTCCGCGGATTCTGCCGACTCCGCGGGCTCCCCGGGTTCGCCGTCGGTGAGCGCCGGGACGTCGCTGTCGTCGTCGTCGCCGTCCGCCAGTTCGGGGTCCGATTCGGCGGCGTCGAGCTCGGGGTCGTCCGTCCCCTCCCCGAGCGCCGGGCCGTCCACCGTCGGCGTCTCTTCCGGCGGCGTCGCCGACGTCGCCTCCACGTCCGCCGCGGGTTGGACGTCCGAGAGCGCGTCGGCGACGCTGCCGACGGGTTCGCCGCGGTACTGGTCGAACAGCTCCTCCTCGGCGCGGTCGAGAATCTCGCGGGCCTCCGCCAGCGTCTCGGCGTCCGGGTCCGGTCGGGGCACCATCTCCTCCTTCTCGGGGTCGATGTCGATGAGCACCGACTCCATCTCGCGGAGGTCTTCGAGGCTCCGCTCCAGTCGGTCGGTGGCCATCAGCGTCAGGATGGTCTCCGGGTCGTTGATGAACGCCTGGAACGTCGCCGCGACCTGGGTGTAGGTGTTCAACCCCCGGTCGATGAGGTACGCGAGGACGACCTGCCGCTGGAACATCTCGGTCTGCAACGTCTCCTCGGACCACCCGCGGTCGAACTTGATCTCGTCGAGGGTGTTCGAGTCGCCCATCAGGAGGAACTCGTCGTCCTCGGCCTGCCACTGGTAGACGTCCTGGACGTTTATCTCGTCGTTCTCGGCGTCGTAGTGGTTGATCTCGGTGAGCGACTTGTTCCGGCGGACCTTGTTCCCCTGTACCCGGGTGGAGGTCTGGATAGAGACGAGGTCCAACGCCGAGAACATCGTCTTCGAGACGTTGATGGGCTCGGTCGTGAAGCGCTTGAGCACCTCACCGACGGAGTCGGCGTGGAACGTCGTGTACGTCGTGTGCCCCGTCGACATGACCTGAAACAGCGTCCGACCCTCCTCGCCGCGAATCTCGCCCATCACGATGTAGTCGGGTCGCTGTCGGAGCGCGGCCTCCAGCAGGTCGAACTCGTCGACGTCGCCCCCGTCGTCGTCGGAGAAGGAGGGCCGGGTGACCGACGCGATCCAGTTGCGCTGCGGGAGTTCGACCTCTCGGGTGTCCTCGATGGAGACGATCTTCGTGTTCGAGGGGATGAAAAGCGAGACGGCGTTGAGGCTCGTCGTCTTCCCGGACGCCGTGCCGCCGGCGAAGATGAGCGACTTGTGGTTCTCGATGCAGAGCCACAGGAAGGCCATCTCGTCGAGCGAGAACGTGTGCCAGCAGATGAGGTCGATGGGCGTGAACGGGACGTCCTTGAACTGGCGGATGGTGTAGTTCGTCCCGTGGTCCGACACCTCTCGACCGAGCGTCAACTGCGCACGCGAGCCGTCCGGGAGGGTGGCGTCGACCTGCGGACGTCGCTTCGAGATACCTTTGCCGGAGCGCTGCGCGAGTTTGACGACGAAGTCGTCCAGTTCGGTCTCGTCGTGGTAGACGTTCGTGATTATCTGCTCGTAGTCGCCGTGGTAGACGAACACCGGCGAGTTGTAGCCGTCGCAGGAGATGTCCTCGACGTTGATGTCGTGTTTGATACCGTCGATGCGCTCGTAGCCGATGAAGTCCCGCGTGAGGAGGTAGAGCAGTTTCTCGACCTGGTACTCGGTGAGGTCGGCGTCGTCGTCGGCCAGCACCGCGGGTTCGGGGCGGGCGGCGATACCGTCGAGCTCGGCCGTTTCGCGCGTTACGGGGCGGTAGCCGAGCAGGCGGACGAGTTTGCCCGCGACGCCTTCGTCGTCGCCCGAGACGCCGAGGCGGTCGGCAAGCGTGTTCGCGAACGGCTCCGTCTGTTCGCGGCTGTAGAGGTCGTAGCGCTCCAGCAACTCGTACGTCTGCTCTTCGATGACTCGGCGGCGGTGGCCGTCGCCGCCGACCACGTCGTCGTCGGCGTACTTGATGGCCGTCCGGAGCTTCCCCGTGAGATACTCCGACAGCTCCGTCTCCAGCCGGTTCATGTGCGGCTGGACGAGGTAGTACTTGTCCTCGTTCTCCTTCGTCGAGTGGAAGATGACGACGAACGAGTACGGTTTGTTCACCCAGTAGCGTTCGACCTCCTCGAAGTGCGTCTTCTTCGCCATCGGCACCGCCTTCTCGAGGTCGTAGCGGTTGGCGACCGTCGTCGTACCTGCGTCCGTCGAGAAGAACGCGTCCTCGTCGAAGTCCTGCCTCGTGTCGACCGTGCGCTCCTCGACGAGTTCCTCCAGTTCCTCGGCGCGGTCGCTCAAATGCGAGATGGTGTTCTCGATGGCGTCGGGGTCGTGTCCCAGCGCGTCGACGGGGTCGAAGCGTTCTATCTCGCCGTCGGCGTCGCGCGGGCGACTGCCGTCGTCCTCGTAGTAGTACTCGCGCTTGTAGTGCTCCCAGATGTACTCGTCTTTGACGACCGGCGTCGTCTCGGGGTCGCAGAACGCCTCGAACAGCTCGTGGAGCGTCTCGGCGTTGCCGCCGGCGAGCCCCACCCGCGAGTCGATGTCGTCGGGGTGAAAGCCCAGAAACGACACCGGGTCGAGCGGGATGCGGTCCCAGTCTGCGCCGACGGGTTTCGTCTGTCTGTCCTCGTCGTCCTCCCAGCGGTCGGTGCCCGGCGCGGGTCGAAGCCCGCGGTAGAGGTCGTCGGCCGCTCCCGGCGGCCCGTACTCCTCCAGGTAGTCGTCCCACGTGTACTCCCCCACGGCGGCCGGGCGACGCGCCTCGGTGTCCGACGTGCCCTCGCCGGCGTCGTCGAACTGCCCGGAGTCCGAGTCGGCCGCGTCGTCGATAGCCATTGGGAGTGAGTTGTGTTCATTATTGAAAAGTCCTTCCACCAATTAACTCTCAATTACTTTGGACTAATTGAGGGTGCAGATGGGCTACCGGTAGTCGGAGAACCGAGATGCCGCCGCGTTTTCGGCCCCGTCGAAAGCGTCGGTTCCGCCGGGAACGCCGTGGAGAGGGCTCGATGCAGGGTGGTCGCGTCTCGCGGAGGCCGCGTCTCGCTGATGTCGCTCTCGTGGATGTCACGTCCCGCGGAGTAGTCGTACCCGACCGGCTACTCGAAGAAGTCGACGACGTCGTCGTCGTATCCGACGATGGCGGGTTGTCCCTGCTCTCTGGAGAGCCTGAACGAGTGCGTAGAGAACCCCAGTCGCTGCAGCAGGTCGGTTATCTGTTCGTAGTTGTTGTGCGTCTCGACGTAGACGAGACGACACCGGTCGGCCGTCAGCGACTTCCTGAGACCGGTCAGGACGTCGACGCCGGCCCCCTGGACGTCGACTTTCGCCACGGTCGGCGGGGGCGCGAGTCCGTTTTCGACGAGTGTGTCGCCGGACGTCGTCTCCGTCGGGATGCGTTTGAGCGGCGTCCCCCTCGGATAGATCGTGTCGAGCGACCCGTGTTGTGCGCCCGAGTCCGCGGTGTCGTACACGTTGAACTCGGCCGCTCGTCGACAGTCCGACAGGGGAGAGCGAATCACCTCGGCCTCGATGCCGTTCGCTTCGAGATTCGCCTCCAAGCGGTCGGCGTTCGGCGGGTACGGTTCGAACGAAACGACGGTACCATCGGTGAGTCGACTGCCGACGAGGCAGCTATAGATGCCGATGTTCGCGCCGATATCGAAGAACACGTCGTCGGGACGAACCTGCGAGAGGAGGTGTCTGAGAAGGCAGTCTTCCTCCCAGATACGGTAGTTGAGATTTCCCCACTCGACGACGTTCGTCGGGGTAAACACCGCCCTCGCCCCGCCGGATTCGACGAAGCACCGCGGATTCGACCGTAGGTACGCTCGAACCGCCGAGTCGTGAACGAGCGTCGCGTACTTGTGTGCCCGCGTCCCGCGGAGGAGACCTCCAATAGCGCCGACAAATGTCATACAGATTAAGCTCATCTGTCGCATATTTATGTTTATTTAAGGACATTTGGAAGCTACCGTCAGCGTGAGAATTGATGCGAACTGCTAGAGTCCGGACCGTGTGACACACTAGCAATGGAGAGTGGCGGCTGCGCGCGACCTCCCTGATTCGAATCCCACACATGTCGCTCTTCGGCCTCACTGCGTTCGGCACGAAGAGCGGGCGTGGCGGGAGTGAGCAAACGCGAAGCGTTTGCGAGCTACGTCGCG is a genomic window of Haloprofundus halophilus containing:
- a CDS encoding type II/IV secretion system ATPase subunit, with the translated sequence MAIDDAADSDSGQFDDAGEGTSDTEARRPAAVGEYTWDDYLEEYGPPGAADDLYRGLRPAPGTDRWEDDEDRQTKPVGADWDRIPLDPVSFLGFHPDDIDSRVGLAGGNAETLHELFEAFCDPETTPVVKDEYIWEHYKREYYYEDDGSRPRDADGEIERFDPVDALGHDPDAIENTISHLSDRAEELEELVEERTVDTRQDFDEDAFFSTDAGTTTVANRYDLEKAVPMAKKTHFEEVERYWVNKPYSFVVIFHSTKENEDKYYLVQPHMNRLETELSEYLTGKLRTAIKYADDDVVGGDGHRRRVIEEQTYELLERYDLYSREQTEPFANTLADRLGVSGDDEGVAGKLVRLLGYRPVTRETAELDGIAARPEPAVLADDDADLTEYQVEKLLYLLTRDFIGYERIDGIKHDINVEDISCDGYNSPVFVYHGDYEQIITNVYHDETELDDFVVKLAQRSGKGISKRRPQVDATLPDGSRAQLTLGREVSDHGTNYTIRQFKDVPFTPIDLICWHTFSLDEMAFLWLCIENHKSLIFAGGTASGKTTSLNAVSLFIPSNTKIVSIEDTREVELPQRNWIASVTRPSFSDDDGGDVDEFDLLEAALRQRPDYIVMGEIRGEEGRTLFQVMSTGHTTYTTFHADSVGEVLKRFTTEPINVSKTMFSALDLVSIQTSTRVQGNKVRRNKSLTEINHYDAENDEINVQDVYQWQAEDDEFLLMGDSNTLDEIKFDRGWSEETLQTEMFQRQVVLAYLIDRGLNTYTQVAATFQAFINDPETILTLMATDRLERSLEDLREMESVLIDIDPEKEEMVPRPDPDAETLAEAREILDRAEEELFDQYRGEPVGSVADALSDVQPAADVEATSATPPEETPTVDGPALGEGTDDPELDAAESDPELADGDDDDSDVPALTDGEPGEPAESAESAESATESASQSTAAESTTEPDSETSTADSEHVTDRNAEDPSAFDDATTDEDGDESDDDATTDEDGDESDDDATTDEEEVRDGDVTDGSESTDSDATDEEAGSDVTDEWDFGRSTSSVASADEGGE
- a CDS encoding FkbM family methyltransferase translates to MTFVGAIGGLLRGTRAHKYATLVHDSAVRAYLRSNPRCFVESGGARAVFTPTNVVEWGNLNYRIWEEDCLLRHLLSQVRPDDVFFDIGANIGIYSCLVGSRLTDGTVVSFEPYPPNADRLEANLEANGIEAEVIRSPLSDCRRAAEFNVYDTADSGAQHGSLDTIYPRGTPLKRIPTETTSGDTLVENGLAPPPTVAKVDVQGAGVDVLTGLRKSLTADRCRLVYVETHNNYEQITDLLQRLGFSTHSFRLSREQGQPAIVGYDDDVVDFFE